A genomic segment from Juglans regia cultivar Chandler chromosome 14, Walnut 2.0, whole genome shotgun sequence encodes:
- the LOC108998492 gene encoding methylsterol monooxygenase 2-2-like: MASIIESGWLYLTTHFNDFQLACLGSFFLHESVFFLSGLPFIFLERAGWLNRYKIQTKNNSPAAQEKCVTRLVLYHFGVNLPVMLVSYPIFKYMGMQSSLPLPSWKVVLTQILFYFILEDFVFYWGHRVLHTKWLYKHVHSVHHEYATPFGLTSEYAHPAEILFLGFATIVGPAITGPHLITLWLWMVLRVLETVEAHCGYHFPWSLSNFLPLYGGSDFHDYHHRLLYTKSGNYSSTFTYMDRVFGTDEGYRRLKALKNGGVEDGSKQK, encoded by the exons ATGGCTTCGATCATCGAATCTGGGTGGCTG TATCTGACCACACATTTCAATGACTTTCAACTGGCATGTCTGGGAAGTTTCTTCCTCCATGAAAGTGTTTTTTTCTTATCGGGACTTCCTTTTATATTTCTTGAGAGGGCAGGTTGGCTGAACAGATACAAAATTCAG ACAAAAAATAATAGTCCAGCAGCTCAGGAGAAATGTGTTACTCGCCTAGTACTCTATCATTTTGGTGTCAATCTTCCGGTTATGCTTGTCTCATATCCCATCTTCAAATACATGGGCATGCAAAGTAGTCTACCATTGCCGTCCTG GAAGGTAGTTTTAACACAGATATTATTCTACTTCATCCTTGAGGATTTTGTATTCTATTGGGGACACCGGGTTCTGCATACAAAATGGTTGTACAAGCATGTCCACAGTGTCCACCACGA ATATGCCACACCTTTTGGACTGACTTCAGAATATGCTCACCCTGCTGAGATACTCTTTCTTGGTTTTGCTACCATTGTTGGTCCTGCTATCACTGGACCCCATTTGATAACTCTGTGGCTATGGATGGTACTGAGAGTCTTGGAGACTGTTGAGGCACATTGTGGTTACCATTTTCCATGGAGCCTTTCAAACTTCTTGCCTTTGTACGGGGG atCTGATTTTCATGACTATCACCACCGTTTGCTTTATACTAAGTCTGGAAACTACTCGTCAACTTTTACTTACATGGACCG GGTATTTGGAACTGATGAGGGTTACAGAAGGTTGAAAGCTCTGAAGAATGGCGGAGTCGAAGATGGCAGCAAGCAAAAGTAA
- the LOC108998487 gene encoding probable protein phosphatase 2C 24 — protein sequence MAKICSGLVSENQASTPCDRGSRAARRRRMEIRRFKFVPLPEMEEGQKRQKLNVCMPSFSRVCGNAVENSASDEEKQLVVVESGRAEAKEISISNQALNLSFATGCSSPSDRVVPEVCNEYPKFGYASVCGRRRDMEDAVAIYPSFCLRDCKITEMHYFGVYDGHGCSHVATNCRERLHELVREGLESEDPSPTEWKSVMERGFRRMDKEVIACNESIFGATKCRCELQSPECDAVGSTAVVAIVTPDKIIVANCGDSRAVLCRNGKPVPLSSDHKPDRPDELRRIEAAGGRVIYWNGPRVLGVLAMSRAIGDNYLKPYVSCEPEVTITDRTAEDECLILASDGLWDVVSTDTACGVASKCLRGKGQALPCSPRGPEVGLLETSDEACSDASMLLTKLALARHSTDNVSVVVVDLRRDT from the exons ATGGCGAAGATCTGCAGCGGACTGGTGAGTGAGAACCAAGCTTCTACTCCGTGCGACCGGGGCTCTCGAGCGGCGCGGCGGAGGAGAATGGAGATCAGGAGGTTCAAGTTTGTGCCCTTACCGGAGATGGAGGAAGGCCAGAAGCGTCAAAAGCTAAACGTCTGTATGCCGTCGTTTTCTCGGGTCTGCGGAAACGCTGTGGAGAACTCAGCTTCGGATGAGGAAAAACAACTGGTTGTTGTGGAAAGCGGGAGAGCGGAGGCAAAAGAGATCTCAATTTCGAATCAGGCTTTAAATCTTTCATTTGCTACGGGGTGTTCCTCTCCGTCAGACCGTGTGGTTCCAGAAGTTTGCAATGAGTACCCGAAGTTTGGCTATGCGTCTGTTTGCGGAAGGCGTAGAGACATGGAAGACGCAGTGGCAATCTACCCTTCCTTTTGTCTACGGGACTGCAAAATCACCGAAATGCATTATTTCGGAGTTTACGACGGCCACGGTTGCTCTCAT gtAGCGACGAACTGTAGAGAGAGGTTGCATGAACTGGTGAGGGAAGGGTTGGAAAGCGAGGATCCTTCACCAACGGAGTGGAAGAGCGTGATGGAGCGAGGGTTCAGAAGGATGGACAAGGAGGTGATTGCGTGTAACGAGAGCATTTTTGGAGCCACAAAGTGCCGGTGCGAGCTTCAGTCCCCCGAGTGCGATGCGGTTGGATCTACGGCGGTTGTTGCGATCGTAACTCCCGATAAGATCATTGTCGCCAACTGCGGCGACTCCAGAGCCGTGCTTTGCCGTAACGGCAAGCCTGTTCCTCTCTCATCTGATCACAAG CCGGACCGTCCAGACGAGCTGCGTCGGATCGAGGCTGCGGGTGGTCGAGTCATATACTGGAACGGCCCACGGGTTCTTGGAGTTCTCGCCATGTCAAGAGCTATTG GTGATAACTATTTGAAACCCTACGTGAGCTGCGAGCCGGAGGTGACGATCACTGATCGGACAGCGGAAGACGAGTGCCTGATCCTGGCAAGCGACGGGCTGTGGGACGTGGTGTCCACCGACACGGCATGTGGGGTGGCGAGTAAGTGCTTGCGAGGGAAGGGCCAGGCGCTTCCGTGTTCGCCCCGTGGGCCTGAAGTGGGCCTGCTCGAGACTTCCGACGAGGCGTGCTCGGACGCGTCGATGTTGCTGACGAAGCTGGCCTTGGCTAGGCACAGTACCGACAACGTTAGCGTGGTGGTGGTGGACCTCAGAAGGGACACGTAG